CGGATATGTCCTGCGTTTCCCTGCCGGGCAACTCCCGCCCCATAACGCTTTCTGGTCTCTCATTCCGACCGATGTTGTCGGATACATGGTGAAGAACCCGACTAACCGGTACAGCATTGGGGACCGTTCACCCCTGGTGCGGAACGCTGACGGTTCGCTCGATATTTATCTCCAACACCAAGCGCCGGGCAGAAACGAGCAAAACTGGCTGCCGATTCCCTCGGGGAAGTTCAAGCTGACGTTCCGTGTGTATCTGCCCGGTCCGGCAATACTCGAGGGCTCGTACCATTTGCCACCTGTCATAAGGGCGCACTGACATGAACCGCCTCATCCTGAAGTACGGCCGTCCCCTTACTGTTGCCATACTGTTGATCTTCGCCTGGGTCATCTTCCGGCGGATCGTCAACGGGGACGAGATCATGCCTTTGGCGTTAGCCGCAGTCATCGTCTGGGGGCTGGGAACGCCGGCTTTCATTTTCTTTTGGCCGCGGCTTACGGTCCATGGCTACAAGAAGGCAATTCTTAAGCATGGTCTTGGGCAAGGCCCGATCCCTGTCAACACGCTGTATGCCGTGCCTGGAACGTCGTCCCCTTCGGCCTCCCATGGGAGCCTCATGGCGACCGGAGCCGACGATCTTCTCTACATCGGCGGCTGGCTTGACTTGGGCAACGGGCCGCAAGTTCTGCACGTTCCAGACATGGCCGAACGCTACTTCAGCTTGCAGTTCACCGACCCGTCGACGAGCGCCAACTTTGCCTACGTCGGCAAACGGACCACGGGAACCGAAGTCGGTGACTATGTTCTCAGCGGGCCGGTTTGGAAGGGGGCGATGCCCACCGGCATGATACAGATTTCCTCACCAGCCAATTCAGTGCTCGTCATTGGGCGTGTGTTCGTCGAGAACGACGACGATCTGCCGGTCGCTTACTCGCTTGCGAAGCAAATACAGTTGGCCCCACTGAGGCAGTAGAAGTCACCAACCCCATAGTTCCCATTGGCGATCAAGACTGGCCGGACAACGTTCTTCCTCGGATGAGCTGACTGCTGGGCGAAGGGGTCAAACTAGCTAGATGCCGATTGTTGAGATTCGCATTTCTGACTTGGAGCAGGACCCCATCGAACGGAGCCGTCCTCAGCTGGATCCGGAGCGGGTGTCCTATTACCTGGAGCATTTGGCCGAGTCCGCGCCGGTAGTGGTGTTCAGCGTTAATGGCCACTTGCTTTTAGCTGATGGTCACCACCGCGTCGCAGCAGCCGAACAGCTTGGCCGATCTACCCTAAGGGCGAATGTGCGAGAAGGCAGCAGGGGAGATGCCCTGCAGTTCGCGATCGAGATCGCACAGCAGCAGAGGAGCCTTTCACGGGAGCAGATCATGGAGGCCATCGCGCGCCGCGGGCGTCGACCAGAAAATCTGTAGACGCGGCTAAAGAACGTGAAGGGTCACAGCGTTCGGAGAGCCGCCGTTTCCCCCTGCCGGGCGTCGGAGGTGCCGGCCATTATGGCGACCAGAGCACAGATGGCTTTAACCGCATCTTCGTTGGAAAGCCCGTTGTCATGGCACAGTGACCGCCACGTCCAGAATGAAATAGCGTGGCCCATGATGGCACCGAGCCGGCCGGTCCTGTCTTGCTGTGAAAACGGTTCGCAGAGGACATCGCGAAAGTAGGCGTTGCGGGTTTCGAGGTCCTCTCGGTGTCCTTTCGGGAGCGCATCCTTGTCCGCATAGATGCGCGTCAGCATGGCCTCGCCGTCGCGATAGAAGCGGTAAAGGTCGGACAAGCCGAACTTTAGCCGTTCCAGGGGATCGGAATGCCCGGACCAGGCGGCAGGGTCCGGAAGCTGCTGCTGTCCGCGCCAGTGCGAGGAGCACGCGGAGAATAACGCCTCATCGTCAGGAAAATGCCGATAGACCGTCAGGCGCGTGACACCGGCCTTCTCGGCGACTCCGGCGATCGTCGTGCGCGCCGGTCCCACCGAGCCGTGGAGGGCCACGGCGGCATCGACAATACGCTGCCGTGTGCTGTCCACAAGTTCGGCCCGCCTGCTCATCTGATAGCGGCGGGATTTGGATGAACCATGCTGTTCACTCAAAGTATTGACACCCGTTCTTTGCGGCCGGACAATTTCGATATACACCATTGTATATCGAAATTAGAAAGCGGACTTGTGATGGACATTGAAGGGGCTCCGCGGCTGACGGTCGTGCAGCCGGGACAAGGGCGGCAGAGCAGCCTCGGAAGCATCGGGGTTGTGTTCAAGCTGTTCGGCGAACACACCAATGAGCAGATCTCGATCGTGGAGCATCCGTTCCCGGTCGGGGCCCTGGTTCCGCCGCACACGCATACCCGTGAAGATGAGTATTCGATCGTCCTTGAAGGGGAGATCGGGTTCAGGTCGGGCGAGCGTGAGGCCGTGCTGGGCGCTGGTGGCTACATCACCAAGCCGCGCGGGGAACTGCACACCATGTGGAACCCAGGCAAGGTCCCGGCACGGATGATCGAGGTGATTAGTCCTGCGGGGTTTGAGCATTTCTTCTGGGGATTGGCCGATCAACTCGAAGCCGGGCCACCCGATCCCGAGGCCATCGGCAAACTTGCTGCCAAATACGGGCTTCAGTTCGGGGAAGCCCCGTGGCTGCCGGAGATCATTGCCCGGTATGGCCTGACGCCTCCAATGGGCTGACAGGAACCGGTCATGGGTGTCCTGGCTTCCCTTGAGCGGCCGAAGTTCAGCAGTGCAAGAACCGCGCGGTGGCGGCTGACTCCCGTGGCAGGCATGGCGGGCACCATCATCGCTTTGCACGCGGTGGGCTGGGGTGTTTTGGTTTTCAGCATCGTTCCTCAAAGCCTGCACCTCAGCTCCACACAAATCTTCGGCATGGGGATCGGAACCGGCGCGTACCTGCTAGGAGCACGGCACGCGTTCGACGCCGACCATATCGCAGCCATCGACTGCACCACCCGCAAGCTCATCGGTGAGGGCCTTAGGCCGCTCTCGGTGGGCTTCTGGTTCTCGCTCGGCCACGCCAGCGTCGTCTTCGGACTTTGCGCACTACTGGCAGGAGGAGCACAGTATCTCGGAATCCTCGTCGGTAAGGACGCCTCGCCCCTGCGCGAAGCTCTCGGGCTGGCTGGAACCACTATCTCGGGAGTGTTCCTCTATATCCTGGCGGCACTCAACGTGACTCTTCTGATCCGGGTCGTTGTGGACTTCCGCCGGCTTCGGGCTGGCCACGCAGTGCCTCCAGAGACCGGATCTCCCACAACGCTGATGGTCCGTGTCCTGCGGCCGGTCATGCGGAGCATCACGCGCCCGTGGCAAATGTACTTGGTAGGGCTGCTTTTCGGCCTGGGGTTCGACACGGCGACTGAAGTGGCCCTGCTGGTCATTGCCGGCGGCGCGGCCACAATGGCGCTTCCCTGGTACGCCGTCCTGATCCTGCCAGTGCTTTTCGCCGCCGGCATGAGTCTGTTCGACACGGTGGACGGATGGTTCATGAACCTCGCCTATAACTGGGCGTTCTCGAAGCCGGACCGCCGGCTTCAGTACAACATCGTCCTCACGGGGCTCTCCGCAGCCGTCGCGCTAAGCATCGGAACGGTGGAGCTGATCTCCGTGGTTGTTGCAAAAACCGGAACCATTGGAGGGGCACTGGCGACGATCGGAAGCATCGATCTGACCGGATTGGGCTATGCGATAGTCGGCATGTTCGTACTCTGCTGGGTCCTGGCCGCTTGCGCCAGTCGATTGCGCACCGGCAGGAAAGCGCCTATCCGAACCAGGCCCGCTTTTAGTACGCCGAGCCGGACAATGAAACCTTGATGCGCCGGGCCTCGGCAACAGTCCTCTATAGCGCCCACCAGGAGTGTCCCGATTCCAAGGTTCTCTCGGGGTCCGACGGGACTCCGGCAAGGAAAAGGGCTCGTTTGTGCAGGTCAGGCGTCGTCGGGCGCCACCATGTCGTGGGCCACAGGTGTGGTCCTAGCGATTACACCCGTCGGAGAGTGGCGGGATTCGCCGCCGGGCCCAACCTGATCGAGGTCGGCCCTGATCGAGGCCGGCGCCCGCAGTGGTTTCAGCGCAGCCTGCTGAAGAACTCCCGGACGTCGGCGACGAGCAGGTCAGGGGCCTCCATGGCGGCGAAGTGGCCGCCGCGGCTGAATTCGGACCAGTGCACGAGAGTGTGTTCGAGCTCGACGGTGCGCCGGATCGACACATCCATGGGGAACACCGCGACCCCGGTCGGCACTTTGGAACGTTCACTCGCGCCCCAGGCTCCGGCGTGCGCGGTTTCATAGTAGCTGTTGGCCGAGGACCCGGCGGTGCCGGTCAGCCAATAGAGCATCACGTTGGTGAGTAACAGATCCCGGTCTA
This genomic stretch from Micrococcaceae bacterium Sec5.1 harbors:
- a CDS encoding DUF1214 domain-containing protein, with product MVNALAWFSQSGIVQGLLLGGVLAFLTAIVVMNAVGRAITTTVNGWSAIPRCGQRGNGVFVRAACAKALPLVNVFEEAAYWTTKVDAAGQTLSGGNGYVLRFPAGQLPPHNAFWSLIPTDVVGYMVKNPTNRYSIGDRSPLVRNADGSLDIYLQHQAPGRNEQNWLPIPSGKFKLTFRVYLPGPAILEGSYHLPPVIRAH
- a CDS encoding DUF1254 domain-containing protein, with the translated sequence MNRLILKYGRPLTVAILLIFAWVIFRRIVNGDEIMPLALAAVIVWGLGTPAFIFFWPRLTVHGYKKAILKHGLGQGPIPVNTLYAVPGTSSPSASHGSLMATGADDLLYIGGWLDLGNGPQVLHVPDMAERYFSLQFTDPSTSANFAYVGKRTTGTEVGDYVLSGPVWKGAMPTGMIQISSPANSVLVIGRVFVENDDDLPVAYSLAKQIQLAPLRQ
- a CDS encoding ParB N-terminal domain-containing protein, whose amino-acid sequence is MPIVEIRISDLEQDPIERSRPQLDPERVSYYLEHLAESAPVVVFSVNGHLLLADGHHRVAAAEQLGRSTLRANVREGSRGDALQFAIEIAQQQRSLSREQIMEAIARRGRRPENL
- a CDS encoding helix-turn-helix domain-containing protein, coding for MDSTRQRIVDAAVALHGSVGPARTTIAGVAEKAGVTRLTVYRHFPDDEALFSACSSHWRGQQQLPDPAAWSGHSDPLERLKFGLSDLYRFYRDGEAMLTRIYADKDALPKGHREDLETRNAYFRDVLCEPFSQQDRTGRLGAIMGHAISFWTWRSLCHDNGLSNEDAVKAICALVAIMAGTSDARQGETAALRTL
- a CDS encoding cupin domain-containing protein → MLFTQSIDTRSLRPDNFDIHHCISKLESGLVMDIEGAPRLTVVQPGQGRQSSLGSIGVVFKLFGEHTNEQISIVEHPFPVGALVPPHTHTREDEYSIVLEGEIGFRSGEREAVLGAGGYITKPRGELHTMWNPGKVPARMIEVISPAGFEHFFWGLADQLEAGPPDPEAIGKLAAKYGLQFGEAPWLPEIIARYGLTPPMG
- a CDS encoding HoxN/HupN/NixA family nickel/cobalt transporter; the protein is MGVLASLERPKFSSARTARWRLTPVAGMAGTIIALHAVGWGVLVFSIVPQSLHLSSTQIFGMGIGTGAYLLGARHAFDADHIAAIDCTTRKLIGEGLRPLSVGFWFSLGHASVVFGLCALLAGGAQYLGILVGKDASPLREALGLAGTTISGVFLYILAALNVTLLIRVVVDFRRLRAGHAVPPETGSPTTLMVRVLRPVMRSITRPWQMYLVGLLFGLGFDTATEVALLVIAGGAATMALPWYAVLILPVLFAAGMSLFDTVDGWFMNLAYNWAFSKPDRRLQYNIVLTGLSAAVALSIGTVELISVVVAKTGTIGGALATIGSIDLTGLGYAIVGMFVLCWVLAACASRLRTGRKAPIRTRPAFSTPSRTMKP